Part of the Nitrospirota bacterium genome, CACGAGGTCGTGAGCATCCTGCCGGGAGAATACTTCGTGAGCCAGGAGCCGATGATCATCCAGACGGTGCTCGGTTCGTGCGTATCGGTCTGTGTCCGTGATCCGCTGTTGAGCATCGGCGGGATGAACCACTTCATGCTGCCGGTTCCCTGCGAAGGCGGGGTCAACTCCTGGGGCGAATCGGCGCGGTACGGGTGTCACGCGATGGAGTTGCTCGTCAACGAGATCCTCCGGCGCGGCGGAGGCCGTGATCGGCTGGAGGTCAAGGTGTTCGGGGGCGGAAAGATCTACGACAGCAGCCTGGACGTGGGGGCTCGGAATGCC contains:
- the cheD gene encoding chemoreceptor glutamine deamidase CheD, with amino-acid sequence MALLITHHPSRIAEFPHIRRVRDGRFPHEVVSILPGEYFVSQEPMIIQTVLGSCVSVCVRDPLLSIGGMNHFMLPVPCEGGVNSWGESARYGCHAMELLVNEILRRGGGRDRLEVKVFGGGKIYDSSLDVGARNAVWVLEYLERERLKPIVADLRDVYPRKVYYFTESGRVLLKRIKRVKNRTIEERERRYHASLQQRRADGEVALF